The following coding sequences are from one Phenylobacterium glaciei window:
- a CDS encoding DUF4112 domain-containing protein, with protein MLVAQSHIDLHNIRSSIERTKKLSDNLVGIGPLGIGLDGLLTWIPGAGELFSVGAGCLLLFDGLRARAAPMVLLQMFAILAVDTLAGAAGNLGKLADVLFTGQKWAADMLLKHMEDTIYFEGTRKDAANSPEYKDVLSRIRAGKEKRRVVFLG; from the coding sequence ATGCTAGTCGCGCAGTCGCATATCGACCTGCACAACATCCGCAGCAGTATCGAGCGGACGAAGAAGCTGTCCGACAACCTGGTGGGGATCGGACCGCTGGGCATAGGCCTGGATGGGCTGCTGACCTGGATTCCAGGAGCGGGGGAACTGTTCAGCGTCGGCGCGGGCTGCCTCCTGCTCTTCGACGGGCTGCGCGCGCGCGCGGCGCCCATGGTCCTCCTGCAGATGTTCGCCATCCTCGCCGTCGATACGCTGGCCGGCGCGGCGGGGAATCTCGGCAAGCTCGCCGATGTCCTGTTCACCGGTCAAAAATGGGCCGCCGACATGCTGCTCAAGCACATGGAGGACACCATCTATTTCGAGGGCACGCGAAAAGACGCTGCCAACAGCCCAGAATACAAGGATGTTCTCTCCCGCATCCGGGCCGGCAAGGAAAAGCGCCGGGTCGTGTTTCTCGGCTAA
- a CDS encoding heavy metal-binding domain-containing protein translates to MLIVTTHFIEGRPVRQHLGMVSSQAILGANVVLDLVNAIRDFIGGRSKGYERVLAQARSDALKGLEAEARALGANAIVGVDLDYNTVGPNGSMLMVSVNGSAVIL, encoded by the coding sequence CTGCTGATCGTCACCACCCACTTCATCGAGGGCCGCCCCGTGCGTCAGCACCTGGGCATGGTCTCGTCCCAGGCGATCCTGGGGGCCAATGTGGTGCTGGACCTGGTGAACGCCATCCGCGACTTCATCGGCGGCCGGTCGAAGGGCTATGAGCGAGTTCTCGCCCAGGCGAGGTCCGACGCCCTCAAGGGTCTGGAGGCCGAGGCCCGCGCGCTCGGCGCCAACGCCATCGTCGGCGTCGATCTCGACTACAACACCGTGGGCCCCAACGGCTCGATGCTGATGGTCTCGGTGAACGGGTCGGCGGTTATTCTGTAG
- a CDS encoding polar localization protein TipN, which produces MKIKKRHPPVDFQSLTDEDATQRLSAVAPEAAPDLDLAAAVPPIAPPLAEPQSSAPLSPIPPAAELAPANVQIPAPRPEPAPARAVSADLPSAWPIYLAALVVSVLWALAPIAFAFGYRRAVSPFDFDPFALTVLAAMAIGPAAFVWIAAYMIRQGQKLGVEANRAKQLADEMVTPAMAAGARASDVVQSVREEIVRAGAAADEARDTLMALRQALAQESERLIDATASSARTATELTGTLGNERIQMMGLSQTLDAQAGAVADAITKQARMVAEASDLAETQLREAEAALAARAADLAAAAGEASDAARTAGEDLTRHISRLETAGVGVSDQIRGVEQGLTEQRAGLVTVAHALRADQEAFGAQSETHAAQLSEFITQARLSTAEMGDRAVKGGEALRELIAEAAEQFRELAESAKAERDEFGQSTLHSMEAVSQAAAEERRKLEEQTRASIQGLGQAAEETRKAAEAHAVTAREQVDQLSEAAFSAGQKANQVFEQRLAEARDLIERSAQMVEQAGAATARKLEEGAVAARATLDELAGMMADIEARATRLPAAARGQAEEVRQAVADSIEDLLEQARRTSDETQAIDAAFQDRVRRNYEMLSDAVRLMGTVAGGAGSVAPPQPAQMRERIAAPARASRRREPEPEPETLFADIEEDEDDDALELTQPVEPEPPARRSRAPEPLPEPELPPRRRLRLTPTATDEEFSNVFEQAGGRPPAAREPAPAAEDASDEWTWKDLLSSIDEGGAPGKPGLEQVLAAEVAAMGIDPVALLPRGRIDEISAAIQVEDVDGAREVVRKLAPAATRRLARRLFTDETLRRQVVTYLNGFQDMLDDAAARDHQGFEVSQLLASDAGRTYLLFDAAAGDLV; this is translated from the coding sequence ATGAAGATCAAGAAGCGGCATCCGCCGGTAGATTTCCAGAGCCTGACCGACGAGGACGCCACGCAGCGCCTGAGCGCCGTCGCGCCTGAGGCGGCCCCGGACCTGGACCTCGCCGCCGCCGTTCCTCCGATCGCCCCGCCCCTGGCCGAACCGCAAAGCTCCGCGCCGCTCTCGCCCATCCCGCCCGCCGCCGAACTCGCCCCGGCCAACGTGCAGATTCCGGCCCCGCGCCCCGAGCCCGCGCCGGCCAGGGCGGTCAGCGCCGACCTGCCGTCGGCCTGGCCGATCTATCTGGCCGCCCTGGTGGTCTCTGTGCTTTGGGCCCTGGCGCCCATCGCGTTCGCCTTCGGCTATCGTCGGGCCGTGTCGCCCTTCGACTTCGACCCCTTCGCGCTCACCGTGCTCGCGGCGATGGCCATCGGGCCGGCCGCCTTCGTCTGGATCGCGGCCTATATGATCCGCCAGGGCCAGAAGCTCGGCGTCGAGGCCAACCGCGCCAAGCAGCTGGCCGACGAGATGGTCACCCCTGCCATGGCCGCCGGCGCGCGGGCCAGCGATGTCGTTCAATCCGTTCGCGAGGAGATCGTCCGGGCCGGCGCCGCCGCCGATGAGGCCCGCGACACCCTGATGGCCCTGCGCCAGGCCCTGGCCCAGGAGAGCGAACGCCTGATCGACGCCACCGCCTCCAGTGCGCGCACCGCCACCGAACTGACCGGCACGCTTGGCAATGAGCGAATCCAGATGATGGGTCTCAGCCAGACCCTGGACGCCCAGGCGGGCGCGGTGGCCGACGCCATCACCAAACAGGCCCGCATGGTGGCCGAGGCCTCCGATCTCGCCGAGACCCAGCTGCGCGAGGCCGAGGCCGCCCTGGCCGCCCGCGCCGCCGACCTGGCCGCCGCCGCGGGGGAGGCCAGCGACGCCGCCCGTACCGCCGGCGAGGACCTCACCCGTCACATCTCCCGGCTGGAGACCGCCGGCGTCGGGGTCAGCGATCAGATCCGCGGCGTCGAGCAGGGCTTGACCGAGCAACGCGCTGGGCTGGTCACCGTCGCCCACGCCCTGCGCGCCGACCAGGAGGCCTTCGGGGCCCAGTCGGAGACCCACGCGGCCCAGCTGTCGGAGTTCATCACCCAGGCCAGGCTGTCGACCGCCGAGATGGGCGACCGCGCCGTCAAGGGCGGCGAGGCCCTGCGCGAGCTGATCGCCGAGGCCGCTGAGCAGTTCCGCGAACTGGCGGAATCGGCCAAGGCCGAGCGGGACGAGTTCGGCCAGTCGACCCTGCACTCCATGGAGGCCGTCTCCCAGGCCGCCGCCGAGGAGCGCCGCAAGCTGGAGGAACAGACCCGCGCCTCGATCCAGGGCCTGGGCCAGGCCGCCGAGGAGACCCGCAAGGCCGCCGAGGCCCATGCTGTCACCGCTCGCGAGCAGGTGGACCAGCTCTCCGAGGCCGCCTTCAGCGCCGGCCAGAAGGCCAACCAGGTGTTCGAGCAACGCCTGGCCGAGGCCCGCGACCTGATCGAGCGCTCCGCCCAGATGGTCGAACAGGCCGGCGCCGCCACCGCGCGCAAGCTGGAGGAGGGGGCGGTCGCCGCCCGCGCCACCCTGGACGAGCTGGCCGGCATGATGGCCGACATCGAAGCCCGCGCCACCCGACTGCCCGCCGCCGCCCGCGGCCAGGCCGAGGAAGTGCGTCAGGCCGTGGCCGACAGTATCGAGGACCTGCTGGAACAGGCCCGCCGGACCTCCGACGAGACCCAGGCCATCGACGCGGCCTTCCAGGACCGTGTCCGCCGCAACTACGAAATGCTCAGCGACGCCGTGCGCCTGATGGGCACGGTGGCCGGGGGCGCCGGCAGCGTGGCGCCGCCCCAGCCCGCCCAGATGCGCGAGCGCATCGCCGCCCCGGCGCGCGCCAGCCGCCGCCGCGAGCCGGAGCCCGAGCCGGAAACTCTCTTCGCCGATATCGAGGAAGACGAGGACGACGACGCCCTGGAGCTCACCCAGCCGGTCGAGCCCGAACCGCCCGCTCGGCGTTCGCGCGCGCCCGAACCCCTGCCGGAGCCCGAGCTACCGCCCCGCCGCCGCCTGCGCCTGACGCCGACCGCCACGGACGAGGAGTTTTCCAACGTCTTCGAACAGGCCGGTGGCCGTCCGCCCGCCGCGCGTGAGCCGGCCCCGGCCGCCGAGGACGCCTCAGACGAATGGACCTGGAAGGACCTGCTGTCCTCCATCGACGAGGGCGGCGCGCCCGGCAAGCCCGGCCTGGAACAGGTGCTGGCCGCCGAGGTCGCCGCCATGGGCATCGATCCCGTCGCCCTGCTGCCCAGGGGCCGCATCGACGAGATCAGCGCCGCCATCCAGGTGGAGGATGTCGACGGCGCCCGCGAGGTGGTCCGCAAGCTGGCGCCGGCCGCCACGCGCCGCCTGGCGCGCCGCCTGTTCACCGACGAGACCCTGCGCCGCCAGGTGGTGACCTATCTCAACGGCTTCCAGGACATGCTGGACGACGCCGCCGCCCGTGACCACCAGGGCTTCGAGGTCAGCCAGTTGCTCGCCAGCGACGCCGGCCGCACCTACCTGCTGTTCGACGCCGCAGCGGGGGATCTGGTTTAG
- a CDS encoding methylated-DNA--[protein]-cysteine S-methyltransferase, translating into MTKSLPDTLILDRVETPVGVALVVVDEKGVLRAFDFADYEPRMRKLMGRHYPGMELIPGRAPDPLRVAVARYFEGDMGAFDGVAWATNGTDFQRKVWDALCTIPAGETLSYKGLAERIGKPSAMRAVGLANGSNPVAIVVPCHRVIGANRSLTGYGGGLPRKKWLLSHEGAAFKDSVAA; encoded by the coding sequence ATGACCAAGTCGCTGCCTGACACCCTCATCCTCGACCGCGTGGAAACTCCGGTCGGCGTGGCCCTGGTGGTGGTGGACGAGAAGGGCGTGCTGCGCGCCTTCGACTTCGCCGACTACGAGCCGCGCATGCGAAAGCTGATGGGCCGCCACTATCCCGGGATGGAGCTGATCCCCGGCCGCGCGCCCGACCCCCTGCGCGTCGCCGTCGCCCGTTACTTCGAGGGTGACATGGGCGCCTTCGACGGCGTCGCCTGGGCCACCAACGGCACCGACTTCCAACGCAAGGTCTGGGACGCGCTCTGCACGATCCCGGCCGGCGAAACCCTGAGCTACAAGGGCCTGGCCGAGCGCATCGGCAAGCCCAGCGCCATGCGCGCCGTGGGCCTGGCCAACGGCTCCAATCCCGTGGCCATCGTGGTGCCCTGCCACCGGGTGATCGGCGCCAACCGCAGCCTGACCGGCTACGGCGGCGGCCTGCCCCGTAAGAAGTGGCTGCTCTCCCACGAGGGCGCGGCCTTCAAGGATTCGGTTGCGGCGTAA
- a CDS encoding AlkA N-terminal domain-containing protein encodes MDMNDDACYRAFSMRDARFDGRIFGAVRTTGIYCRPVCPARTPKRENIAFYPSAAAAQEAGFRPCLRCRPETSPDLGSWKGTSNTVSRALSLIEQGALDEGDVDGLAERLGVGERQLRRLFRQHLGASPVAVAQTRRVLLAKQLIHQTRLPMAEVAMASGFGSVRRFNETFQQLFDRPPGALRRSGGADVGAGDGAGATIQLPYRAPYDWDAMLAFWTLRAIPGVETVVGRRYARLLQVGDALGLVIVGQGSGDWLDVTLRFPKVQAWPAVIAKLRRVFDLAADPALINGHLSEDPELAALVARRPGLRAPGAWDGFELAVRAVLGQQITVVAARNLAGKITAAYGSPVQDEAANTLGLTHLFPTPEQLAAADVETLGMPRARGRALVSLAQAAAEDPDLFGMKRSLEAAVAQLRALPGIGEWTAQYIAMRALREPDAFPHADLGLLRALEDEAGQRPTPAELLTRAERWRPWRAYAASHLWASDAALDPKITKERSHDQVAA; translated from the coding sequence ATGGATATGAACGACGACGCCTGTTACCGCGCCTTCTCGATGCGAGACGCCCGTTTCGACGGCCGCATCTTCGGGGCGGTGAGGACCACCGGCATCTACTGCCGCCCGGTCTGCCCCGCCCGCACGCCCAAGCGCGAGAACATCGCCTTCTACCCCTCGGCCGCCGCTGCGCAAGAGGCCGGGTTCCGGCCCTGCCTGCGCTGCCGACCGGAGACCTCACCGGACCTCGGCTCCTGGAAGGGGACCTCCAACACCGTCTCGCGGGCCCTGTCCCTGATCGAGCAGGGGGCGCTGGACGAGGGCGATGTGGACGGCCTGGCCGAACGGCTGGGGGTCGGCGAGCGCCAACTGCGCCGCCTGTTCCGCCAGCATCTGGGGGCCTCCCCCGTCGCCGTGGCGCAGACCCGCCGCGTCCTGCTGGCCAAGCAGCTGATCCACCAGACCCGCCTGCCGATGGCGGAGGTGGCGATGGCCTCGGGCTTCGGCAGCGTGCGGCGCTTCAACGAGACCTTCCAGCAGCTCTTCGACCGGCCGCCCGGGGCCCTGCGGCGCTCCGGGGGCGCCGATGTCGGCGCGGGAGACGGGGCCGGCGCCACGATCCAGCTGCCCTACCGCGCCCCCTATGACTGGGACGCCATGCTGGCCTTCTGGACCCTGCGGGCCATTCCCGGCGTCGAGACCGTGGTCGGCCGCCGCTACGCCCGCCTGCTGCAGGTGGGCGACGCCCTCGGCCTGGTGATCGTGGGGCAGGGGAGCGGCGACTGGCTGGACGTCACGCTGCGCTTCCCGAAGGTCCAGGCCTGGCCCGCCGTCATCGCCAAGCTGCGCCGGGTCTTCGACCTGGCCGCCGACCCGGCCTTGATCAACGGCCACCTTTCGGAGGATCCGGAACTGGCCGCCCTTGTGGCGCGGCGTCCGGGCCTGCGGGCGCCGGGCGCCTGGGACGGCTTCGAACTCGCCGTCCGCGCCGTGCTGGGTCAGCAGATCACCGTGGTGGCCGCCCGCAACCTGGCCGGCAAGATCACCGCGGCCTACGGCTCGCCGGTTCAGGACGAGGCGGCCAACACGCTGGGCCTCACCCATCTGTTCCCGACGCCGGAGCAACTCGCCGCCGCCGATGTCGAGACCCTCGGCATGCCCCGTGCCCGCGGTCGGGCGCTGGTGTCTCTGGCCCAGGCCGCCGCCGAGGATCCGGACCTGTTCGGCATGAAGCGCAGCCTGGAGGCCGCGGTCGCCCAGCTCCGCGCCCTGCCGGGCATCGGCGAGTGGACCGCGCAGTACATCGCGATGCGGGCCCTGCGGGAGCCCGACGCCTTCCCCCACGCCGACCTCGGCCTGCTGCGCGCGCTCGAGGACGAGGCCGGACAGCGGCCGACGCCGGCCGAACTGCTGACCCGCGCCGAACGCTGGCGCCCCTGGCGGGCCTATGCCGCCTCCCATCTCTGGGCGTCCGACGCGGCGCTCGATCCGAAGATCACCAAGGAGAGATCCCATGACCAAGTCGCTGCCTGA
- the cysD gene encoding sulfate adenylyltransferase subunit CysD — translation MAVPALASSPEISPATLTHLQRLEAESIHIFREVVAECENPVMLYSVGKDSAVMLRLAQKAFFPGKLPFPLLHVDTTWKFKAMYEMRAKMAAELGADLLVHRNPEALERGINPFDHGSLHTDIWKTEGLKQALDKYGFDAAFGGGRRDEEKSRAKERVLSFRSAQHRWDPKNQRPELWRLYNTRKANGENFRAFPISNWTELDIWQYIHLENIPIVPLYFSEERPVVERDGMLIMVDDDRMPLKPGEVPMMKSVRFRTLGCYPLTGAVESTAATLPEIIQEMLLTTTSERQGRAIDHDQAASMEKKKQEGYF, via the coding sequence ATGGCGGTCCCCGCTCTCGCATCCTCACCGGAGATCAGTCCGGCCACGCTCACCCACCTCCAGCGTCTGGAGGCCGAGAGCATCCACATCTTCCGGGAGGTGGTGGCCGAGTGCGAGAACCCGGTCATGCTCTATTCGGTGGGCAAGGACAGCGCCGTCATGCTGCGCCTGGCGCAGAAGGCGTTCTTCCCGGGCAAGCTCCCCTTCCCGCTGCTGCACGTCGACACGACCTGGAAGTTCAAGGCCATGTACGAGATGCGGGCGAAGATGGCCGCCGAGCTGGGCGCCGACCTGCTGGTCCACAGGAACCCCGAAGCGCTCGAGCGGGGGATCAATCCCTTCGACCACGGGTCCTTGCATACCGACATCTGGAAGACCGAGGGGCTGAAGCAGGCGCTGGACAAGTACGGCTTCGACGCGGCCTTCGGCGGCGGGCGGCGCGACGAGGAAAAGAGCCGGGCCAAGGAGCGCGTGCTGTCCTTCCGCTCGGCCCAGCACCGCTGGGATCCCAAGAACCAGCGCCCCGAGCTCTGGCGCCTCTACAATACGCGCAAGGCCAACGGAGAGAACTTCCGCGCCTTCCCGATCTCCAACTGGACCGAGCTGGACATCTGGCAATACATCCACCTGGAGAACATCCCCATCGTGCCGCTCTACTTCTCCGAGGAACGCCCGGTGGTGGAGCGCGACGGCATGCTGATCATGGTCGATGACGACCGCATGCCCCTCAAGCCCGGCGAAGTTCCGATGATGAAGTCGGTGCGATTCCGGACGCTCGGCTGCTACCCGCTGACCGGGGCCGTTGAGAGCACGGCCGCCACCTTGCCCGAGATCATCCAGGAGATGCTGCTCACCACCACCTCTGAGCGTCAGGGGCGGGCCATCGACCACGACCAAGCCGCCTCGATGGAGAAGAAGAAGCAGGAAGGGTACTTCTGA
- the cysN gene encoding sulfate adenylyltransferase subunit CysN, with protein MTTQAAGAHQSNLIAEDIDAYLQAHEHKSLLRFITCGSVDDGKSTLIGRLLYDSKMILDDQMAALEADSKRVGTQGGDIDFALLVDGLAAEREQGITIDVAYRFFSTDKRKFIVADTPGHEQYTRNMVTGASTADAAVILIDARRGVLTQTRRHSYLVSLLGIRHVILAINKMDLVGWSQETYDTILAEYRAFAAQIGITDFTAIPMSALKGDNITEQSDAAPWYDGPPLMALLETLPVEDDLQSRPFRMPVQWVNRPNLDFRGFSGLISTGVIKPGDKIKALPSGRESTIDHIVTFNGDLDQAVAGQSVTLTLKTEIDISRGDVISIASSPPPVADQFEATLVWMDDEAMLPGRPYLLKIGTRTVGASITEPKYKVNVNTMEHLAAKRLELNEIGVCNLSLDAPIAFDPYVENRDLGGFILIDRISNRTVAAGMIHFALRRSQNVHWQALDVDKAARAALKGQRGRVVWLTGLSGSGKSTIANLVEKKLHANGRHTCLLDGDNVRHGLNKDLGFTDEDRVENIRRVAEVAKLMVDAGLIVLVSFISPFRAERRLARDLQAKGDFVEVFIDTPLAVAEQRDVKGLYKKARAGELKNFTGIDSPYEVPETPEIRIDTTLTSPTEAAEQITAWLEGELDYSI; from the coding sequence ATGACCACCCAGGCCGCCGGCGCCCATCAGTCCAATCTCATCGCCGAGGATATCGACGCCTATCTGCAGGCCCACGAGCACAAGAGCCTGCTGCGCTTCATCACCTGCGGCTCGGTGGACGACGGAAAGTCGACCCTGATCGGGCGATTGCTCTATGATTCCAAGATGATCCTGGACGACCAGATGGCGGCCCTGGAGGCCGACTCCAAGCGGGTCGGCACCCAGGGCGGCGACATCGACTTCGCCCTGCTGGTGGACGGCCTGGCCGCCGAGCGGGAACAGGGCATCACCATCGACGTCGCCTACCGGTTCTTTTCCACCGACAAGCGCAAGTTCATCGTCGCCGACACCCCCGGCCACGAGCAGTACACCCGCAACATGGTCACCGGCGCCTCGACCGCCGACGCCGCGGTGATCCTGATCGACGCCCGTCGGGGCGTGCTGACCCAGACGCGGCGGCACTCCTATCTCGTGTCCTTGCTCGGCATACGCCATGTGATCCTGGCCATCAACAAGATGGACCTGGTGGGCTGGAGCCAGGAGACCTACGACACCATCCTGGCAGAGTACCGCGCCTTCGCCGCCCAGATCGGCATCACCGACTTCACCGCCATCCCGATGTCGGCGCTCAAGGGCGACAACATCACCGAGCAAAGCGACGCCGCCCCCTGGTACGACGGCCCGCCGCTGATGGCCCTGCTGGAGACCCTGCCGGTCGAGGACGACCTGCAGAGCCGCCCGTTCCGCATGCCGGTGCAGTGGGTGAACCGTCCGAACCTCGACTTCCGGGGTTTCTCCGGCCTGATCTCCACCGGCGTCATCAAGCCCGGCGACAAGATCAAGGCCCTGCCCTCGGGCCGTGAGAGCACCATCGACCACATCGTCACCTTCAATGGCGACCTGGACCAGGCCGTCGCCGGCCAGTCGGTGACCCTGACGCTGAAGACCGAGATCGACATCAGCCGCGGCGACGTCATCTCCATCGCGAGCAGCCCGCCGCCGGTGGCCGACCAGTTCGAGGCCACCCTGGTCTGGATGGACGACGAGGCCATGTTGCCCGGCCGTCCCTACCTGCTGAAGATCGGCACGCGCACGGTCGGCGCCTCGATCACCGAGCCCAAGTACAAGGTCAACGTCAACACCATGGAGCACCTGGCCGCCAAGCGGCTGGAGCTCAACGAGATCGGGGTCTGCAACCTCAGCCTCGACGCCCCCATCGCCTTCGACCCCTATGTCGAGAACCGCGACCTCGGCGGCTTCATCCTCATCGACCGGATCTCCAACCGCACCGTCGCCGCCGGCATGATCCACTTCGCCCTGCGCCGCAGCCAGAACGTCCACTGGCAGGCCCTCGACGTCGACAAGGCCGCCCGCGCGGCGCTCAAAGGCCAACGCGGCCGGGTGGTCTGGCTGACCGGCCTCTCGGGCTCGGGCAAGTCCACCATCGCCAATCTGGTGGAGAAGAAGCTCCACGCCAACGGCCGTCACACCTGCCTGCTGGACGGCGACAATGTCCGCCACGGCCTCAACAAGGACCTGGGCTTCACCGACGAGGACCGGGTGGAGAACATCCGCCGGGTCGCCGAAGTGGCCAAGCTGATGGTGGACGCCGGCCTGATCGTGCTGGTGAGCTTCATCTCGCCCTTCCGCGCAGAGCGCCGGCTGGCCCGCGATCTCCAGGCCAAGGGCGACTTCGTCGAGGTCTTCATCGACACACCCCTGGCCGTCGCCGAGCAGCGCGACGTCAAGGGCCTCTACAAAAAGGCCCGCGCCGGAGAGTTGAAGAACTTCACCGGCATCGACAGCCCCTATGAGGTCCCCGAGACACCCGAGATCCGCATCGACACGACCCTCACCTCCCCCACCGAGGCGGCTGAGCAGATCACCGCCTGGCTCGAGGGCGAGCTCGACTACTCGATCTAG
- a CDS encoding PhoH family protein — translation MEPHHDPTQATASKVVALAPQLVERLISGQGAALRRIEQGLRPYHVQFSPRPDAMAMTGDEIAVTLAAAVLEKIVELLHAGGSHEGLVEEAIAASIAHALKFDLAFRLKGISQAVRPMSLSQVGFMHTLLYSDRSLIFGVGPTGTGKTHLAIAAGLSLLAEGRIKSLVMTRPRVMLEGETMTAVLRAETAYDEQLTPIEDELRQLIGHDEIHQLTERGMIEVMPLGRMRGRTFNDSMLLVDEAQNMTVGKMRMAATRIGRNSRLVVTGDPSQVDLAGGAEVSGLGHLLNLVTGTDLAAVHRFETYQIIRNPVVARLEALYALAGGAAELRAAA, via the coding sequence TTGGAGCCCCACCACGACCCGACCCAGGCGACCGCGTCCAAGGTCGTCGCCCTGGCGCCGCAGCTGGTGGAGCGCCTGATCTCCGGGCAGGGGGCCGCGCTGCGGCGCATCGAGCAGGGCCTTCGTCCCTATCATGTGCAGTTCTCGCCACGGCCCGACGCCATGGCGATGACCGGCGACGAGATCGCCGTGACCCTGGCCGCGGCGGTCCTGGAGAAGATCGTCGAGCTGCTGCACGCCGGGGGAAGCCATGAGGGGCTGGTGGAGGAGGCGATCGCCGCCTCGATCGCCCATGCCCTGAAGTTCGATCTGGCCTTCCGGCTCAAGGGCATCAGCCAAGCCGTGCGACCCATGTCGCTCAGCCAGGTGGGGTTCATGCACACCCTGCTGTATTCTGATCGCTCATTGATCTTTGGCGTCGGGCCCACCGGAACCGGCAAGACCCACCTGGCCATCGCCGCGGGGCTCAGCCTGCTGGCCGAGGGGCGGATCAAGAGCCTGGTGATGACCCGGCCGCGGGTGATGCTGGAGGGCGAGACCATGACGGCGGTGCTGCGGGCCGAGACCGCCTATGACGAACAACTCACCCCGATCGAGGACGAGCTGCGCCAGCTGATTGGCCACGACGAAATCCACCAGCTCACCGAGCGCGGGATGATCGAGGTCATGCCGCTCGGGCGGATGCGCGGACGGACTTTTAACGACAGCATGCTGTTGGTGGACGAGGCCCAGAACATGACGGTGGGCAAGATGCGGATGGCCGCCACCCGCATCGGCCGCAACAGCCGGCTGGTGGTGACCGGGGATCCGAGCCAGGTGGACCTGGCGGGCGGGGCCGAGGTGTCAGGCCTGGGTCACCTGTTGAATCTGGTGACGGGGACCGACCTGGCGGCCGTGCACCGCTTCGAGACCTACCAGATAATCCGCAACCCGGTGGTGGCGCGGCTGGAGGCGCTATACGCCCTGGCCGGCGGCGCCGCGGAGTTGCGGGCCGCCGCCTGA